The Williamsia sp. DF01-3 genome has a window encoding:
- a CDS encoding thioesterase family protein — MPEPRSFFIPGDDDSTLIPTKWSRSAWDPAQLNGPAVCAVAARAIERDFADPDFVPARITIDLFKAARSLPTVVTTALVRSGRRIIVADAEVRQDDVTVARATAVFLRRSAPPPGTEWQPSATFSPPSDEEDNTLRHPWLQSDDTDWTRDIGGHQNASRKRAWSTAMPVLPNEPASPFVHAVQSAESTSLVTNLGTDGIGYINCDLTMALSRVPEGDQLGIEADSHITADGISVGTATLYDRKGPYGTGMVTAVSNPAAQIDFASRSRLV, encoded by the coding sequence GTGCCCGAACCTCGCAGTTTTTTCATTCCCGGTGACGACGACAGCACGCTGATCCCCACCAAGTGGTCCCGAAGCGCTTGGGATCCGGCTCAGCTGAACGGCCCGGCAGTCTGTGCTGTCGCGGCCCGCGCCATCGAGCGCGACTTCGCCGATCCGGACTTCGTGCCCGCCCGGATCACAATCGACCTGTTCAAGGCTGCACGCAGCCTGCCCACGGTTGTCACCACGGCGCTGGTCCGCTCAGGTAGACGCATCATCGTCGCCGACGCCGAGGTCCGGCAGGACGACGTCACGGTTGCCCGTGCCACGGCGGTGTTTCTGCGCCGTTCCGCGCCGCCTCCCGGCACCGAGTGGCAGCCGTCGGCCACCTTCAGCCCGCCGTCCGACGAGGAGGACAACACGTTACGACACCCGTGGTTGCAGTCCGACGACACCGACTGGACGCGGGATATCGGCGGCCACCAGAACGCCTCGCGCAAACGAGCATGGAGCACCGCGATGCCCGTGCTGCCGAACGAACCCGCCTCACCGTTTGTCCACGCGGTGCAGTCCGCGGAGTCGACGAGTCTCGTCACCAACCTGGGCACCGACGGAATCGGCTACATCAACTGCGACCTCACCATGGCGTTGTCTCGTGTGCCGGAGGGCGACCAGCTCGGCATCGAGGCGGACAGCCACATCACCGCCGACGGGATCTCGGTGGGAACTGCCACCCTGTACGACCGGAAGGGTCCGTATGGGACCGGTATGGTCACCGCGGTCAGCAACCCGGCCGCGCAGATCGACTTCGCGAGCAGATCCCGCTTGGTATAA
- a CDS encoding phosphatase PAP2 family protein, with protein MSTQEVERSDVASERTVDRSPMPWWRNLRVWRWVATILWLGVVVAHLIFLGLAFDRTRLILLMCLGLAAASIGRRRVTTVIIDWLPFAGILLLYDFTRNIAQWMGMPTHWALAADFDHMLFGVNPTVWLQERLKQPDTPWWEVFTSVVYMSYFIIPYAAAAVLWLRNRHAWRRYAAGFLIMTFVALVGYTLLPAAPPWAAARCTSEQVADYPRAPECMNQLYADDGGLLGELEPQNAGAQPYVERISARGWEVLDIHAASNLLQLGQAKANLVAAIPSLHAGLTMFLALFMWPRVRALGRTLFLGYAVAMAFTLVYTAEHYVLDILLGWGLAAVVVVGVDVADKRLIARRNRSPVPQSV; from the coding sequence ATGAGCACACAGGAGGTCGAGCGGTCCGACGTGGCGTCCGAGCGGACCGTGGACCGGTCGCCGATGCCTTGGTGGCGCAATCTGCGGGTGTGGCGCTGGGTTGCGACAATCCTGTGGTTGGGCGTCGTCGTGGCGCATCTGATCTTCCTCGGCCTCGCGTTCGACCGGACCCGCTTGATCTTGCTGATGTGCCTGGGCCTGGCCGCAGCGAGTATCGGACGGCGACGGGTCACCACGGTGATCATCGATTGGCTGCCGTTCGCCGGGATACTCCTGCTCTACGACTTCACCCGGAACATCGCCCAGTGGATGGGGATGCCGACGCACTGGGCGCTCGCCGCAGACTTCGACCACATGTTGTTCGGGGTGAATCCGACGGTGTGGTTGCAAGAACGTCTGAAGCAACCCGACACGCCTTGGTGGGAGGTCTTCACCAGCGTCGTCTACATGTCGTACTTCATCATCCCTTATGCGGCTGCCGCAGTCTTGTGGCTGCGCAATCGCCACGCGTGGCGACGGTACGCAGCCGGCTTCCTGATCATGACGTTTGTGGCCTTGGTGGGGTACACCCTGCTGCCCGCTGCGCCGCCGTGGGCCGCCGCCCGGTGCACCTCGGAACAGGTCGCGGACTATCCGCGGGCACCCGAATGCATGAATCAGCTCTACGCCGACGATGGCGGGCTGCTGGGGGAGCTGGAGCCGCAGAATGCGGGCGCCCAGCCCTACGTTGAACGCATCTCCGCGCGCGGGTGGGAAGTGCTCGACATCCACGCCGCGTCCAACCTGCTCCAGTTGGGTCAGGCGAAAGCCAATCTTGTTGCCGCGATCCCGTCGTTGCATGCGGGGTTGACGATGTTCCTGGCGCTGTTCATGTGGCCCCGCGTGCGTGCACTCGGGCGAACACTGTTCCTCGGCTACGCCGTTGCGATGGCCTTCACGTTGGTCTACACGGCCGAACACTATGTGCTCGACATCCTCCTCGGATGGGGGCTCGCCGCTGTTGTGGTGGTGGGCGTCGATGTTGCGGACAAGCGGTTGATCGCCCGAAGGAATCGATCGCCGGTCCCGCAGTCGGTGTGA
- a CDS encoding alpha/beta fold hydrolase, whose product MDAITLANGTVLGVTKVGEGPVVLLNGGLGMPSMVWDICGLAPALADAGFTVISYNARGLAPSSAPPSPYSVADLADDAAALLDHFGVNDALVVGYSMGCYTTQAMLRSRPELVTAAVLFAGLQPSPIGALVGEMELSLIEQIGEIPRAVLVFEQLMTTLHTTLLQDPATVSGWRDMLSGSDGGWASPDGFTGQLTASYEWIKSGEPLPEHLAAIDVPTLVLAFEHDLFFPPELSRATAARIPGSAFVQIDGAGHGGLFTGPGDSVERIVEFCRQHTA is encoded by the coding sequence ATGGACGCGATAACGCTGGCGAACGGGACCGTGCTGGGCGTCACCAAGGTCGGAGAAGGACCGGTTGTGCTGCTCAACGGCGGTTTAGGGATGCCGTCGATGGTGTGGGACATCTGCGGCCTCGCCCCGGCCCTCGCGGACGCCGGATTCACCGTGATCAGCTACAACGCGCGCGGACTGGCTCCGTCCTCGGCGCCGCCTTCGCCCTACTCGGTGGCCGACCTCGCCGACGACGCCGCGGCACTCCTCGACCATTTCGGCGTTAACGACGCACTCGTCGTCGGATACTCGATGGGCTGCTACACAACTCAGGCCATGCTGCGCAGCCGTCCCGAATTGGTCACGGCTGCAGTCCTTTTCGCCGGGCTACAGCCCAGCCCGATCGGTGCACTCGTCGGCGAGATGGAGCTGAGCCTCATCGAACAGATCGGCGAAATACCCCGAGCTGTACTGGTTTTCGAGCAACTGATGACCACGTTGCACACCACGTTGCTCCAGGACCCGGCCACGGTGTCCGGCTGGCGAGACATGCTCAGCGGTTCCGACGGAGGCTGGGCGAGCCCGGACGGCTTCACCGGCCAGCTGACGGCGTCCTACGAGTGGATCAAGTCCGGCGAGCCGCTGCCCGAACACCTGGCGGCCATCGATGTGCCGACCCTGGTGCTGGCGTTCGAACACGACCTGTTCTTCCCTCCCGAGCTGTCCCGAGCCACTGCGGCCCGCATCCCCGGGTCGGCGTTCGTCCAGATCGACGGCGCGGGCCACGGCGGGTTGTTCACCGGTCCCGGTGACAGCGTCGAGCGGATCGTCGAGTTCTGCCGTCAGCACACAGCCTGA
- a CDS encoding TetR/AcrR family transcriptional regulator: MSRARKTPVQDRSRFMVDVILEAATRVFDNEGAVGTTNRIADVAGVSIGSLYQYFPNKHAIMAALARRHLEESQAALSKLCDRFDTTAPNRVEMVTTMVEMVVRLNGSHPRTFAVLREHAPRTPELVEAFTALTADMTARLVPHLIRTGTPSADAPLQARLLAASIDGQVHQLIATVNTADDRERLCSAIIACLMATDQPL, from the coding sequence ATGAGCCGTGCCCGGAAAACGCCTGTTCAGGACCGATCTCGCTTCATGGTCGACGTGATCCTGGAGGCAGCTACTCGCGTTTTCGACAACGAAGGTGCAGTCGGGACGACCAACCGCATCGCCGATGTGGCCGGAGTGTCGATCGGATCGCTGTACCAGTACTTCCCGAACAAGCACGCGATCATGGCCGCGCTGGCGCGGAGGCATCTCGAGGAGTCGCAGGCAGCCCTGTCGAAGCTGTGCGACCGCTTCGACACGACGGCGCCGAATCGCGTCGAGATGGTGACCACAATGGTGGAGATGGTGGTGCGGCTCAACGGCAGTCATCCCCGCACCTTTGCGGTCCTGCGTGAACACGCACCGCGAACTCCCGAGTTGGTCGAGGCGTTCACCGCCCTCACCGCTGATATGACCGCGCGACTCGTGCCGCACCTCATCCGTACCGGCACGCCATCTGCGGACGCCCCTCTGCAAGCCCGCCTGCTTGCGGCCTCCATCGACGGGCAAGTGCATCAGCTGATCGCGACCGTCAACACTGCCGACGATCGAGAACGATTGTGCTCCGCCATCATTGCCTGTCTGATGGCGACCGACCAGCCGTTGTGA
- a CDS encoding DNA adenine methylase, with translation MSVAPSADDEVIYRTTQLITYLGNKRQLLGMVDDALASVQQRLGRPLVTLDAFSGSGVVSRLAKARSNVVISNDLESYARVISECYLTNTSEVDNGAVRSAVAEINAEVESGFRTDGFIARHYAPADDSRIAQGERVFYTTDNARRLDAYVALIHTRPQPMRSLLLGPLLSAASVHANTSGVFKGFYKDRGTGIGRFGGTAADALGRITRQIVLTPPVLSAHQAERQILQADAADLPDLIGPVDVAYLDPPYNQHPYGSNYFMLNLIAENREPAQMSRVSGIPRDWNRSGYNVRSTAGPLLARLVDDLDTKFVLISYNDEGYISPEQMREILADVGPVTEITQRYNTFRGSRNLGGRNTHVTEHLYLVEKT, from the coding sequence GTGTCCGTGGCCCCTTCTGCAGATGACGAGGTCATCTACCGGACCACCCAGCTGATCACCTACCTCGGCAACAAACGTCAGCTGCTCGGCATGGTCGATGACGCCCTGGCGTCCGTACAACAACGGCTCGGCCGACCGTTGGTGACACTCGACGCGTTCTCGGGTAGCGGCGTGGTGTCCCGGCTCGCGAAAGCCCGGTCGAACGTCGTGATCAGCAACGACCTCGAGAGCTACGCGCGCGTCATCAGCGAATGTTATTTGACCAACACGAGCGAGGTCGACAACGGGGCGGTCCGTTCCGCCGTCGCCGAGATCAACGCCGAGGTCGAATCAGGTTTTCGCACAGATGGTTTCATCGCCCGTCACTATGCACCCGCCGACGACAGCCGAATTGCGCAGGGTGAGCGGGTCTTCTACACCACGGACAACGCCCGTCGACTCGACGCGTACGTCGCGCTGATCCATACCCGGCCGCAGCCGATGCGGTCGCTGCTCCTCGGACCGCTGCTCTCGGCTGCGTCGGTGCACGCCAACACTTCCGGGGTGTTCAAGGGCTTCTACAAAGACCGCGGAACGGGCATCGGGAGGTTCGGCGGCACCGCTGCCGACGCTTTGGGTCGAATCACCCGACAGATCGTCCTGACCCCGCCGGTCTTGAGTGCTCACCAGGCCGAACGCCAGATCCTGCAGGCCGACGCCGCCGATCTGCCCGACCTCATCGGGCCGGTGGACGTGGCCTATCTCGATCCCCCGTACAACCAGCACCCATACGGTTCCAACTACTTCATGCTCAACCTGATCGCCGAGAACCGGGAGCCCGCGCAGATGAGCCGCGTATCGGGCATCCCCCGCGACTGGAATCGCTCGGGGTACAACGTCCGGTCCACCGCCGGCCCGTTGCTGGCGCGTCTCGTCGACGACCTCGACACCAAGTTCGTCCTGATCTCCTACAACGACGAGGGATACATCTCGCCGGAACAGATGCGTGAGATCCTCGCAGACGTCGGTCCCGTCACCGAGATCACGCAGCGCTACAACACTTTCCGTGGTAGCCGAAACCTCGGCGGACGGAACACTCACGTCACCGAGCACCTGTATCTGGTCGAGAAGACCTGA
- a CDS encoding HNH endonuclease signature motif containing protein has translation MAVVDLVDEVIGVEFPDDPAGVLAVVKDLITVRNAVESRLAAGAAIIDRLGVAKRLGSTPSKVVQANGAAPGAAARWLRIGTGLAGLDRTAGYFRDGFLSAEHVDAIVRGVGHVRSRIPGEVSDDFRCEVEGRLLAHAFSGAPPAEIGRIARTVGNEVAGEQGGVPAAEDTSMNTLDYAVTPDGRLAGRFDVDAVTGEKMMSALDAWSRPRPEPDGSADTRTPTQRRADALQQLLDCGGGGQSLISAPRTEVMVTVPADHPDRAVLRWMGPVTEATAAAAACDAVITSITLDGQQVPIDLSPPKRLFTGAVRKAILVRDTCCIKCGAPATWSDCHHIVHWADGGPTTLGNGCLLCRTCHRAVHHADWDITMGTDGHPWLIPPADIDPTRQPRPAYNRRTRTLAA, from the coding sequence ATGGCTGTTGTTGATCTGGTTGATGAGGTCATCGGGGTGGAGTTTCCGGATGATCCGGCCGGGGTGCTGGCGGTGGTGAAAGATCTGATCACCGTGCGTAATGCTGTGGAGTCTCGGTTGGCGGCCGGCGCAGCGATCATCGACCGCCTCGGTGTCGCCAAACGTCTGGGATCGACACCCTCGAAGGTGGTGCAGGCCAACGGTGCCGCACCGGGCGCGGCGGCACGGTGGCTACGCATCGGCACCGGCCTGGCGGGGTTGGATCGTACGGCCGGATACTTTCGGGACGGATTCCTGTCCGCCGAGCACGTCGACGCAATAGTCCGGGGTGTCGGCCATGTTCGCAGCCGCATCCCCGGTGAGGTGAGTGACGACTTCCGGTGTGAGGTCGAGGGAAGACTCCTGGCTCATGCGTTCTCTGGTGCACCACCCGCAGAGATCGGCCGGATCGCCCGGACGGTGGGTAATGAGGTCGCCGGAGAGCAGGGTGGGGTGCCGGCCGCCGAAGACACTTCGATGAACACGCTGGACTATGCGGTCACCCCAGACGGTCGACTGGCAGGCCGCTTTGATGTTGATGCGGTGACCGGAGAAAAGATGATGTCCGCACTGGACGCGTGGTCCAGGCCGCGTCCCGAACCGGACGGGAGCGCCGATACCCGCACACCGACCCAACGACGCGCTGATGCCCTGCAACAACTGCTTGATTGTGGTGGCGGTGGGCAGTCGCTGATATCGGCGCCGAGAACCGAGGTCATGGTGACGGTTCCGGCTGATCATCCTGATCGGGCTGTGTTGCGGTGGATGGGTCCGGTCACCGAAGCGACCGCGGCAGCTGCGGCGTGTGATGCGGTGATCACCTCGATCACTCTCGACGGGCAGCAGGTGCCGATCGATTTGAGTCCACCCAAGCGTTTGTTCACCGGAGCTGTGCGCAAAGCGATCCTGGTTCGCGATACCTGCTGCATCAAGTGCGGGGCGCCGGCGACCTGGTCGGACTGTCATCACATCGTGCACTGGGCTGACGGAGGGCCGACCACCCTGGGCAATGGGTGCTTGCTGTGCCGGACGTGTCATCGGGCCGTGCACCACGCCGACTGGGACATCACCATGGGCACCGACGGACACCCTTGGCTGATCCCACCCGCCGACATCGACCCCACCCGACAACCACGACCGGCCTACAACCGCCGAACCCGTACTCTCGCAGCCTGA
- a CDS encoding ATP-grasp domain-containing protein codes for MTTRSGKNVLITFGRSFLTLDLARLMNAGGHNVFIADSIPFPITRFSNSVQKVFRVPRPKFEPREYVDEIARIVRAESIDLVIPIHEETDILAMAQDQFPPECRLLLSDFLTENRLHNKYEYQVLLETLGVPTLKYAQVRDEAELAALDFESPFALKQVYSRGSQQVYKVNPGEIPDGLTFDPLNPWLAQEWLKGDKYCTYSVCHEGRVYAHAIYPVRYAINGQSCLSYEPVEHPGITDWVTERVKEINFTGQIGFDFIEHPERGLFTIECNPRSTSGILMFEPHNRVDRAFFGENDDVITPDPDVRKMVGPGMLLYGWRKSALEGNTLRGFARDFRHTDEIITRRDDIGPFLGIPFALSNILTNSLKYRVGLAEGFMHDHEWDGEQI; via the coding sequence ATGACCACTCGCAGCGGAAAAAATGTTCTCATCACTTTCGGGCGTTCATTCCTCACCCTCGATCTCGCCAGATTGATGAATGCCGGCGGGCACAATGTATTCATCGCCGATTCGATTCCATTTCCCATCACACGATTCTCGAATTCCGTACAGAAAGTGTTCCGCGTGCCGCGGCCCAAGTTCGAGCCACGCGAATATGTGGACGAAATTGCTCGCATCGTCCGGGCTGAATCGATCGACCTCGTCATACCGATCCACGAAGAAACCGACATCCTTGCGATGGCGCAGGACCAGTTCCCGCCCGAGTGCCGACTGCTGCTCTCGGATTTCCTGACCGAAAACCGGCTGCACAACAAATACGAGTACCAAGTGCTGCTGGAGACCTTGGGCGTGCCCACCCTGAAGTACGCACAGGTTCGCGATGAGGCCGAATTGGCCGCGCTGGATTTTGAAAGTCCATTTGCGCTGAAGCAGGTTTACTCGCGAGGTTCACAGCAGGTTTATAAAGTGAATCCGGGAGAAATACCCGACGGTCTCACATTTGATCCGCTTAATCCGTGGCTGGCGCAGGAGTGGCTGAAAGGTGACAAGTACTGCACCTATTCGGTGTGCCACGAGGGCCGAGTCTACGCACATGCAATCTACCCTGTGCGATATGCAATCAACGGTCAATCGTGCCTCAGTTACGAGCCGGTCGAACATCCGGGAATCACCGACTGGGTGACCGAACGGGTGAAAGAAATCAATTTCACCGGTCAAATCGGATTCGACTTCATCGAACACCCGGAGCGGGGGTTGTTCACCATTGAATGCAACCCGCGTTCTACAAGTGGCATTTTGATGTTCGAACCCCATAACAGGGTCGACCGCGCATTCTTTGGCGAGAATGACGACGTGATCACCCCCGACCCCGACGTTCGCAAAATGGTGGGGCCCGGAATGCTCCTCTACGGGTGGCGCAAATCCGCACTCGAGGGCAACACGCTGCGCGGGTTCGCGCGGGATTTCCGGCATACGGACGAGATCATCACCCGACGCGACGACATCGGTCCATTTCTGGGCATCCCCTTCGCCTTGAGCAATATCCTCACGAACTCACTCAAGTATCGCGTGGGTTTGGCGGAAGGTTTCATGCACGACCATGAATGGGACGGCGAGCAGATCTGA
- a CDS encoding DMT family transporter — translation MFLIGVLFASAAAVAYGLSTVLRALGARKAAVAAREHDREHQLTTEGGPSVSSTVDTFKTREFILGTSLVVIGFGAGAVAARFLPLFLSQTIVSANLIVTALVGTAVLGIRLHGRDWVAMCVVVASLCALGLSSSHEGGGGEQRSFHYGLLFATCVLAGLALLAVYKLGKRGAIVGGAAAGLLFGVIAISVRILRGIDPFDIVTLLTDPAAWTIAIAGAVGFYVHTVALQLGQVNGVTAVLVVGETAGPGIIGVVFLNDSAKPGLGWLAVIGFIGAVVGAVLVALYSSVDADHFGESDTDNGGWRLRKRGNANSLSTGDNLGKGDSHTSPTTAPTDRPDQRNPPDQPNRPEPTDRSHSQRSRRTT, via the coding sequence GTGTTCCTGATCGGTGTCTTGTTCGCCAGTGCGGCGGCCGTGGCCTACGGTCTGTCGACCGTGCTGCGCGCCCTCGGGGCCCGCAAGGCGGCAGTTGCGGCTCGCGAGCACGATCGAGAACACCAGCTGACCACCGAAGGTGGCCCGTCGGTCTCTTCGACGGTCGACACATTCAAGACCCGCGAGTTCATCCTCGGCACGTCGCTGGTGGTGATCGGCTTCGGCGCCGGCGCGGTGGCCGCCCGGTTCCTTCCTCTCTTCTTGTCGCAGACGATCGTCTCGGCCAACCTCATCGTCACCGCCCTCGTCGGCACCGCTGTGCTGGGCATCCGGCTGCACGGTCGCGACTGGGTCGCGATGTGCGTGGTGGTGGCGTCACTGTGTGCGCTCGGGTTGTCGTCGTCGCATGAAGGCGGCGGCGGCGAACAGCGCAGCTTCCACTACGGCCTGCTCTTCGCCACCTGCGTTCTGGCCGGACTGGCGCTACTCGCGGTCTACAAGCTCGGCAAGCGTGGCGCGATTGTCGGCGGTGCTGCCGCCGGCCTGCTGTTCGGTGTCATCGCGATCTCGGTCCGCATCCTCCGCGGTATCGATCCGTTCGACATCGTCACCCTGCTCACCGACCCTGCGGCGTGGACCATCGCCATCGCCGGTGCAGTCGGCTTCTACGTGCACACCGTCGCCTTGCAGCTCGGGCAGGTCAACGGCGTCACCGCAGTGCTTGTGGTCGGCGAGACGGCCGGCCCCGGCATCATCGGCGTGGTCTTCCTCAACGACAGCGCAAAGCCCGGCCTGGGCTGGCTTGCCGTCATCGGGTTCATCGGCGCCGTGGTGGGTGCAGTCCTGGTTGCGTTGTACAGCTCCGTGGACGCCGACCACTTCGGCGAATCCGACACCGACAACGGCGGCTGGCGGCTGCGCAAACGTGGCAACGCGAACAGCCTCAGCACCGGGGACAACTTGGGCAAGGGCGACTCCCACACCTCGCCGACGACCGCTCCAACGGACAGACCAGATCAACGCAACCCGCCGGATCAGCCAAATCGGCCAGAGCCGACAGATCGGTCGCACAGTCAACGCAGCCGACGGACGACCTGA
- a CDS encoding alpha/beta hydrolase, with protein MPSTSVDAQKVNEVEYSDVSEYARFLPQRYRTAMQTPVATWWPWRRHRVHVARAENPSAPARVLIIHGAGGHSGALWPFTAVATPGDADVLALDLPLYGRTVTVDPAKVRYRDWVDLLCDFVTEETRADPRPLVLFGASMGGMLAYETASRTGTAAAVVATCLLDPTDRSARGAASRWAPLGMSAPHTLPLLSRWAGDVMVPIRWPARMSAMSNNRELTRLCAADPRGGGGRVPLGFLSDWFTYRHTAPAQYRGPAITLVHPGADRWTPVELSERFLEKVPGPNTVVRLANCGHYPIEEPGLTQLEEAVRAVIDSAST; from the coding sequence ATGCCCTCGACCTCCGTTGATGCTCAAAAGGTGAACGAAGTCGAATATAGCGACGTCTCCGAATACGCCCGATTCCTTCCGCAGCGCTATCGAACGGCGATGCAGACACCGGTCGCCACCTGGTGGCCGTGGCGTCGTCACCGCGTTCACGTGGCAAGGGCCGAGAATCCGTCTGCGCCGGCGCGAGTGCTGATCATCCACGGAGCCGGCGGCCATTCGGGTGCGCTGTGGCCATTCACCGCAGTAGCGACCCCCGGCGACGCAGACGTACTGGCACTTGATCTACCGCTGTACGGACGCACCGTGACCGTCGACCCGGCGAAGGTCCGCTACCGCGACTGGGTTGATCTGCTGTGCGACTTCGTGACGGAGGAGACCCGGGCCGATCCGAGACCCCTGGTTTTGTTCGGCGCAAGCATGGGCGGCATGCTGGCCTACGAAACGGCCAGTCGCACAGGCACTGCCGCAGCTGTGGTTGCAACCTGTCTGCTCGACCCGACGGACCGCTCCGCTCGAGGAGCCGCATCCCGCTGGGCGCCTCTCGGCATGAGCGCTCCACACACTCTCCCTCTGTTGTCACGATGGGCGGGTGACGTGATGGTGCCGATTCGATGGCCGGCCCGGATGAGCGCCATGAGCAACAACCGTGAACTGACCCGGCTGTGCGCGGCAGACCCCCGAGGAGGTGGTGGTCGCGTACCGCTCGGATTCCTTTCGGACTGGTTCACCTACCGACACACTGCACCGGCGCAGTACCGCGGCCCCGCGATCACCCTGGTACACCCGGGAGCCGACCGCTGGACCCCGGTGGAGCTCAGCGAACGGTTCTTGGAGAAAGTGCCGGGCCCGAACACCGTTGTCCGGCTGGCCAATTGCGGGCACTATCCCATCGAGGAACCCGGATTGACCCAACTCGAAGAGGCCGTGCGCGCGGTGATCGATTCAGCGTCCACATGA
- a CDS encoding alpha/beta fold hydrolase, whose translation MIEPYPVQDLPHGHMIHLPGRGSTFVTDSGPRDAPTIFLLHSVLTTGLLCWYPLIPQLNREFRVVTLDQRGHGRGIRNKPFDLDDCADDVAALADVLGIDTFAVAGFSMGGGIAQLVWRRHPGRVTAMILCSTGPYFGSRDPQRQTNMKHIGKLMKLIHPPHVQPQAAKLDDRSVPDSLWAFRQFLSTPVSRLGTLGDGMSFFDSQPWLAEIDVPTAVLVSLKDRVIPVERQRLLTDNIPGVLTVEVNGGHACCVLEAEEFIPKFIDAARQMTARAQDVAPV comes from the coding sequence ATGATCGAGCCGTACCCCGTGCAGGACCTCCCGCACGGCCACATGATTCACCTACCGGGGCGTGGCTCCACCTTTGTCACCGACTCCGGCCCGAGGGATGCGCCGACCATCTTCCTGCTGCACTCGGTGCTCACCACCGGCTTGCTGTGCTGGTATCCGCTGATCCCACAGCTCAATCGGGAGTTCCGGGTTGTCACCCTCGATCAGCGCGGACACGGTCGCGGTATTCGTAACAAGCCATTTGACCTCGACGACTGCGCCGACGACGTGGCCGCCCTCGCCGATGTGCTCGGGATCGACACGTTTGCCGTCGCCGGGTTCTCGATGGGCGGCGGTATCGCCCAACTCGTCTGGCGCCGCCACCCGGGCCGGGTCACCGCGATGATCCTGTGTTCCACAGGCCCCTATTTCGGTAGCCGGGATCCGCAGCGGCAGACGAACATGAAGCACATCGGCAAGCTGATGAAGCTCATCCATCCGCCACACGTCCAGCCCCAGGCGGCCAAACTGGACGACCGGTCGGTCCCTGACAGTCTCTGGGCTTTCCGCCAATTTCTCTCGACCCCGGTGTCGCGGCTGGGCACTCTCGGGGACGGCATGAGCTTCTTCGACTCCCAGCCGTGGCTGGCCGAGATCGATGTGCCGACCGCGGTTCTGGTGTCGCTCAAGGACCGGGTGATCCCCGTGGAACGGCAGCGCCTGCTGACCGACAACATCCCCGGCGTCCTCACCGTCGAGGTGAACGGCGGGCACGCGTGCTGTGTCCTGGAAGCCGAGGAGTTCATTCCCAAGTTCATTGACGCGGCACGACAGATGACCGCACGCGCCCAGGACGTCGCCCCGGTTTAG